The nucleotide sequence AAAGGGCGCCGAAGGGGTCGCCGGAGACGACCCGGCCCTCGGCCGCCGGCAGGACGGTGTCCGCGTCCGGCCTCGTGATCCCCTCTCCCGCACCGCCGCGTCCGGCGACGAGGAACGCCGCCGAGAGCGCGCATGCGGTGAGGAGGGTGGCAGTGGGTAGTCGCACCACGTTCTCCGCATCGTCCGAACCATCCCCCTGAGGTGATTCGCCACTATTGTCTGCTTCACCCGGCATCGTCACGCAACCGGAGGACGTGGACACGCACGGTGAGCGGCGACCCGGGCGCCCGACCCGACGGGACCCGGGGAGAAGAAGAGGAGCACCGCGCTGTGGACTGGTTCACCGCACCCGAGTACTGGGCGAGCCGACTGGTCTTCCAGCGGGCCCTGGCCGGCGTCTACCTGGTCGCGTTCCTGACCGCGGCCCTCCAGTTCAGGCCGTTGCTCGGCGAGCGGGGGATGCTGCCGGTGCCGCGTTTCGTCGAGCGGGTGCCCTTCCGGCGGGCGCCCAGCCTGTTCCAGCTGCGCTACTCCGACCGTCTGTTCGCCCTCTGCGCCTGGACCGGCTGCGCGGTGTCCGGGGCGCTGATCGCCGGCCTGGACGGGCTGCTGCCCCTCGGGGCGGCGATGGCCCTGTGGCTGGTGCCGTGGGCGCTGTACCTGTCCATCGTCAACGTGGGCCAGACCTGGTACGGGTTCGGCTGGGAGTCCCTGCTGTTGGAGACGGGCTTCCTCGCGGTGTTCCTCGGCAACGACGAGGTGGCCCCGCCCGTCCTCGTGCTGCTCCTGCTGCGCTGGTTGCTGTTCCGCGTCGAGTTCGGCGCCGGCCTGATCAAGATGCGGGGCGACGCCTGCTGGCGGAAGCTGACGTGCCTCTACCACCACCACGAGACCCAGCCGATGCCCGGCCCGCTCAGCTGGTTCTTCCACCGGCTGCCCCGGCCGCTGCACCGCGTCGAGGCGGCGGCCAACCACTTCACCCAACTCGTGGTGCCGTTCCTGCTGTTCACCCCACAGCCGATCGCCACCGCCGCCGCCTCCCTGATGATCCTGACCCAGCTCTGGCTGATCCTGTCGGGCAACTTCGCCTGGCTGAACTGGATCACGGTCGTCCTGGCGGTACCCGCGCTCGGCCTCCCCGGCGGCCGGCACACGGCTGCGGACACCCCGCTCTGGTACGAGGTGGTGGTGCTCGCGGCCGTCGCGCTGCTGCTGTTCCTCAGCTACCACCCGGTGGTCAACATGCTCTCCCGCCGCCAGGTGATGAACCGCTCCTTCGATCCGCTGCACCTGGTCAACACCTACGGCGCGTTCGGCAGCGTGAGCCGGATCCGCTACGAGGTGATCGTCGAGGGCACGCTCGACGAGGTGCCGCGCGAGGACTCCGACTGGCGCGAGTACGAGTTCAAGGGCAAGCCGGGCGATCCCCGGCACTGGCCGCGCCAGTTCGCCCCCTACCATCTGCGCCTGGACTGGGTGATGTGGTTCGCCGCCCTCTCGCCCGCCTACGCCGGGGCGTGGTTCGCCGCCCTGGTCGAACGGCTCCTGGAGAACGACCGCGACACCCTCCGGCTGCTGCGCCGCTCCCCCTTCCCGCCCGACGAGCCCCCGCGCCACATCCGCGCCCGGCTCTTCCGCTACCGCTGCACGACCTGGCGGGAGCTGCGCGAGACGGGCGCGTACTGGCAGCGGACGTACGTGCGGGAATACCTGCCGCCGACCCGGCTCGCGGGCACCGCTCAGAGGCCGTAGACCCGCACCGCGGTGCCCTCGAAGACCTCCGCGTGCGTCTGCGGGCCGGTGAGCTCCCTCGCGAGGTCCAGCACCTCGCCGTAGGAGACGAGGGGCGTGCAGACCGGCCAGTCGGAGCCGAACATCAGCCGGGCCGGCCCGAAGGCCTCCAGGACGGTGTCCGCGTACGGGCGGAGGTCGCCGGCGGTCCAGTACGCGGGGTCCGCCTCGGTGACCAGCCCGGAGAGCTTGCAGACCGTGTTGGGCAGCGCCGCGAGCGCCCGTACGCCGGACGCCCAGGGTTCCCGCGCGCCGGACGCGATCGGCGGTTTGCCCGCGTGGTCCAGGACGAAGGTGAGCCCGGGCAGCGAGGCGGCCGCCTCGACGCAGGCGGGGAGCTGGTGGGACCGCACCACCAGGTCGAAGACGAGCCCGGCGGCGGCGACGGCGGCCAGACCACGGCCCACGTCCGCCCGTAGCAGCCACCGCGGGTCCGGCTCGCCCTGGACCTGGTGCCGGATGCCCTTGAGGTGACGGCCACCGGGCAGCTCGCGCAGCCGGGCCAGTTCGTCGGCGACGTCCGGGCGGGTGAGGTCGGTCCAGCCGACGACCCCCGCGACCAGGTCGTGCGCGTCGGCCAGGGCGAGGAGTTCGGGGGTCTCCTCGGCGACGGTGACCGTCTGGACGACGACCGTGCGGTCGACCCCGCTCGCGCGGGCCCGCGGTGCGAGGTCGGCGACGGTGAAGTCCCGCCGCAGCGGGCTCCCTTCGGCGATCCAGTCCTGGTCGCGCACCGCGAGCTCCCACACGTGGTGGTGCGCGTCGACGGTCACGGCAGCTCCCACACGACGGGCAGGCCGGCGCCCGCTCCCGCGGCGGAGTAGTCGTGCGCCACCTCCAGCAGCTCGGCCATCCGCGCCTGCCACACGGTGTTCACCGGCAGCTTCTCCAGCTCGGCGAGGAGGCGGGCGTAGTCCTCGCACTCGAGAACGTGGAACAGGTCCGCGCCGCTGCGCCAGATGGTCCACGAGGTGGCCCCGGCGGCGCGGATGGCGTCCGTCAGTTCCCCGGGGACCTCGCGGTGCGCGGCCTCGTACGCGTCGACGCGGTCGGCACGGACCCTGGTGTGCAGGGCGACCCTCATGACGGCTCCCGAGGTGACGGCTCCCTCGCGGGAAGCAGACCGGTGTCCCGCAGTTCCTGCCAGAAGGCGGCGGGGACGGGCACGGCGAACTGCGCCGCGCAGTCCCGCACTTCGGCCGCCGAGCGGGCGCCGACCAGGACGCTCGCGACGGCCGGGTGGGCAGCGCAGAAGGCCAGGGCCGCGGCCCGCAGGGTGATGCCGTGCCGCGCGGCGGTCTCCTTCAGCCGCAGCGCGCGTTCCAGCAGTGCGGCGGGCGCCCGCGCGTAGTCGAAGGTGGCGTCCGGCCGGGGGTCGGCGAGCAGGCCGGAGTTGAAGGCGCCCCCGACGACCACCGACACCCCCCGCTCCGCCGCGGCGGGCAGCAGGCCGGCCCCGGCGCGCTGGTCGAGCAGGGTGTACCGGCCCGCGCACAGGACGACGTCGACGTCGGTGTCCCGTACGAAGCGCGTGAGCATCTCCGCCTGGTTCATCCCGGCGCCGATCGCGCCGACGACGCCTTCCGCGCGCAGCTTCTCCAGCGCCGGGTAGCCCTCCCGGAAGGCCTGCTCGGCATGGTCGTCGGGATCGTGGAGGTAGACGACGTCCACCCGGTCGAGACCGAGCCGTTCCAGGCTCGCGTCCAGGGAGCGCCGTACGCCGTCGGCGCTGAAGTCCCAGACGCGGCGGTGGGTGGCGGGGACCGCGAAGCCGTCGGCCAGGTCGTCGCCGGCCCGCTCGTCCGGCACCAGGAGGCGGCCCACCTTGGTGGAGACGGTGTACCGCCCGCGGGGGTGCTCGCGCAGGGCGGCGCCGAGACGGCGTTCGGACAGGCCGAGGCCGTAGTGCGGCGCGGTGTCGAAGTAGCGGATGCCCTGCTGCCAGGCGGCGGTCACCGCCTCGTGGGTCTGCTCCTCGCCGACCTCGGTGAAGAGGTTGCCGATGACGGCGGCGCCGAAGGCGAGGGGGCTGACCGGGACCGCGCTGCGCCCGAGCGCGTTCACCGCTGCACCGGTCGCAGCCGCAGGCCCTGCATCCCGCCGTCGACGGCGAGCGAGGTACCGGTGGTGGCGCCGGACAGGGGGCTCGCCAGATAGGCGATCGCGCCGGCGACCTCGGCGGCGCCGACCAGCCGGCCGGTGGGCTGACGGGCCTCCAGGGCGGCGCGTTCGGCGGCGGGGTCCTCGGCGGTGTCGAGCAGTCTGCCGACCCACGGGGTGTCCGCCGTCCCAGGGTTGACGCAGTTCACGCGGATGCCCTCGCGGACGTGGTCGGCGGCCATGGCGAGGGTCAGGGAGTACACCGCGCCCTTGGTGGCGCTGTAGAGCGCGCGCTGCGGAAGCCCGGCGGAAGCGGCGATCGAGCAGGTGTTGACGACGGAGGCGTGCGGGGAACGCCTCAGGTGCGGCAGGGCGGCGCGGGCCGTGCGGACCATGCCGAAGACGTTGACGTCGAAGACCCGGTGCCATGCGGCGTCGTCGTTGTCCTCGACCGTCCCCTGGGCGCCGATGCCCGCGTTGTTGACCAGGACGTCCAGCCCACCGAGGGCGGCGACCGCGGCCTCGACCGCCGCCCGTACGGACGCGTCGTCGGTGACGTCGGCGCGAAGACCGAGCAGCGGCTCGCCGACGCCGGACGGGTCGAGGTCGAGGACGGCGACCCGGGCGCCGCGCTCGGCCAGGAGCTCCGCGGTCGCCCGGCCGATACCGGAGGCGCCCCCCGTCACCAGGGCCCTCAGCCCTTCGAAGTCGCTCACGCCGCCTTCTCCTTCCGGATGTCGGGTCGGCGGTCCGGACGTCGCCGCCGGGTACGGGTACCGCGAGGACGATCTGTCGGGGTCCGTGGCCGCCGCCGAATATTTATCAGACCACTTCCGCTCCGCGACACCCCCCGGGTAGCTTTTCGGCAGGTTCACCGCTCAAGTGGTCCGACCACACCGGGTGGCCGGACCGCGGCGCACCGCCGACAGGAGGGCCACGTGGAAGACTCCCCGCGCACCGGGGCCGCCGCAGCGAAGGGCACGGTGACGCAGCGCGCCATCGAGCGGATCAAGGCGATGATCACCGACGGAACGCTGGAGCCCGGCCAGCGGCTGCCGACCGAGCGTGATCTCGCGGCCCAGCTGGGCATCTCCCGCAGCTCGATGCGCGAGGCGATCCGGGCGCTCACGGTGCTCGGGGTGCTGGAGGCCCGGCACGGCTCCGGGATCTACGTGACCGCGCTGCGGGCGGGCGACCTGCTGGAGACCTTCGGGGTGGTGGCCGACCTGTCGCGCGGCCCTCGGCTGGTCGAACTCCTGGAGGTGCGGCGGATCCTGGAGTCGACGGCCACCGCGCTGGCGGCGGCCCGCATCACGCCCGCCGAACTGGCCGCCGTCGAGGGGCACCTGGCGGCGATGAACGCGACGGACGACCCGGAGGAGATCCTCGCGCACGACCTGGAGTTCCACCGGGTGATCGCGGCGGCCGCCGGCAACGAGACGATGGCGGCGATCCTGGAGGGACTGTCCTCGCGCACCTTCCGGGCCCGGGTCTGGCGCGGTTACCGGGAGGTGGGCGCGTTCGCCCGTACCCGCCGCGAGCACACCGCGATCCACCGCGCCCTGGCCGCCCGCGACCCGGAGGCGGCCAGGGCGGCGGCGGCCGCCCACGTCGGCGAGGTCGAGGAGTGGCTGCGTGCGCAAGTGGGTTCCTGAGCCGCTGCCGCCTCTCGACGCGGGCCCCCCGGCGGGGCAGAGTTCTCCCTGTACTCACCAGTAGTGCACGCACACCGAGGGAGCTGCCTGTGACCAGCTGGGCCGGCCGGACCGCCGCCGAGATCGCCGCCGCCGTCCGCGCGAAGGAGGTCACGCCGCGCGAGGTGGTGGCGGAGCATCTCGCGCGGATCGAGCGGCTGGACGGCCGGATCGGAGCCTTCCGCACGGTGCGGGCCCGGGCGGCCCTCGCGGAGGCGGAGGCACTGGCCGCCCGCGAGGACCTGGACTCCCTCCCGCTGGCCGGGGTGCCGGTGGCGGTGAAGGACAACCTCGCCGTGCGCGGCGAGTCGACCCGGGTCGGTTCGGCCGCCACGCCGGAGACCCCGGCCGAGGACGATCATGTGACGGTGGCCCGGCTGCGGGCGGCCGGCGCGGTGGTGGTCGGTCTGACCAACGTGCCGGAGCTCTGCGTCTTCGGCACCACCGAGGGCGTGCACGGCACCGCCCGCAACCCGTGGGACACCTCGCGCACGGCGGGTGGTTCGTCGGGCGGCAGCGCGGCCGCGGTCGCCGCCGGCATGGTG is from Streptomyces asoensis and encodes:
- a CDS encoding lipase maturation factor family protein, giving the protein MDWFTAPEYWASRLVFQRALAGVYLVAFLTAALQFRPLLGERGMLPVPRFVERVPFRRAPSLFQLRYSDRLFALCAWTGCAVSGALIAGLDGLLPLGAAMALWLVPWALYLSIVNVGQTWYGFGWESLLLETGFLAVFLGNDEVAPPVLVLLLLRWLLFRVEFGAGLIKMRGDACWRKLTCLYHHHETQPMPGPLSWFFHRLPRPLHRVEAAANHFTQLVVPFLLFTPQPIATAAASLMILTQLWLILSGNFAWLNWITVVLAVPALGLPGGRHTAADTPLWYEVVVLAAVALLLFLSYHPVVNMLSRRQVMNRSFDPLHLVNTYGAFGSVSRIRYEVIVEGTLDEVPREDSDWREYEFKGKPGDPRHWPRQFAPYHLRLDWVMWFAALSPAYAGAWFAALVERLLENDRDTLRLLRRSPFPPDEPPRHIRARLFRYRCTTWRELRETGAYWQRTYVREYLPPTRLAGTAQRP
- a CDS encoding amidohydrolase family protein; this encodes MTVDAHHHVWELAVRDQDWIAEGSPLRRDFTVADLAPRARASGVDRTVVVQTVTVAEETPELLALADAHDLVAGVVGWTDLTRPDVADELARLRELPGGRHLKGIRHQVQGEPDPRWLLRADVGRGLAAVAAAGLVFDLVVRSHQLPACVEAAASLPGLTFVLDHAGKPPIASGAREPWASGVRALAALPNTVCKLSGLVTEADPAYWTAGDLRPYADTVLEAFGPARLMFGSDWPVCTPLVSYGEVLDLARELTGPQTHAEVFEGTAVRVYGL
- a CDS encoding L-rhamnose mutarotase; the encoded protein is MRVALHTRVRADRVDAYEAAHREVPGELTDAIRAAGATSWTIWRSGADLFHVLECEDYARLLAELEKLPVNTVWQARMAELLEVAHDYSAAGAGAGLPVVWELP
- a CDS encoding aldo/keto reductase gives rise to the protein MNALGRSAVPVSPLAFGAAVIGNLFTEVGEEQTHEAVTAAWQQGIRYFDTAPHYGLGLSERRLGAALREHPRGRYTVSTKVGRLLVPDERAGDDLADGFAVPATHRRVWDFSADGVRRSLDASLERLGLDRVDVVYLHDPDDHAEQAFREGYPALEKLRAEGVVGAIGAGMNQAEMLTRFVRDTDVDVVLCAGRYTLLDQRAGAGLLPAAAERGVSVVVGGAFNSGLLADPRPDATFDYARAPAALLERALRLKETAARHGITLRAAALAFCAAHPAVASVLVGARSAAEVRDCAAQFAVPVPAAFWQELRDTGLLPAREPSPREPS
- a CDS encoding SDR family NAD(P)-dependent oxidoreductase, which encodes MSDFEGLRALVTGGASGIGRATAELLAERGARVAVLDLDPSGVGEPLLGLRADVTDDASVRAAVEAAVAALGGLDVLVNNAGIGAQGTVEDNDDAAWHRVFDVNVFGMVRTARAALPHLRRSPHASVVNTCSIAASAGLPQRALYSATKGAVYSLTLAMAADHVREGIRVNCVNPGTADTPWVGRLLDTAEDPAAERAALEARQPTGRLVGAAEVAGAIAYLASPLSGATTGTSLAVDGGMQGLRLRPVQR
- a CDS encoding FadR/GntR family transcriptional regulator, which encodes MEDSPRTGAAAAKGTVTQRAIERIKAMITDGTLEPGQRLPTERDLAAQLGISRSSMREAIRALTVLGVLEARHGSGIYVTALRAGDLLETFGVVADLSRGPRLVELLEVRRILESTATALAAARITPAELAAVEGHLAAMNATDDPEEILAHDLEFHRVIAAAAGNETMAAILEGLSSRTFRARVWRGYREVGAFARTRREHTAIHRALAARDPEAARAAAAAHVGEVEEWLRAQVGS